ATCGGTCGCCTTATTCTGCCACAAGGCCGATGATCAGGTAAATCAATATTGGAGATCCAACACCGAATAGTGCGGCGAGAACCCAGAGGATGCGGATGATATTGACATCAATCTCGGCCCAGTTTGCAATGCCGCCGCA
The sequence above is drawn from the Parasphingorhabdus sp. SCSIO 66989 genome and encodes:
- a CDS encoding PspC domain-containing protein, which codes for MKNKFRLDKQNAKLMGVCGGIANWAEIDVNIIRILWVLAALFGVGSPILIYLIIGLVAE